In the Afipia sp. GAS231 genome, CCGCGATCGCGGCACACCAGGACTTCCGACGCCATGAATGATTTGAGTGTCTCGTCGCAAATCACATACCGCGCCGCGCCGCTGCAACCGCGCGTGGTGCGCCGGATTCGGGGTCTGTCCGACAAGGCGCTGGCTTGGCTCTTCATCACGCCGACCATCGTGCTGCTTCTGGCCATCAACATCTTTCCGCTGATCTGGACCATTTATCTGTCGTTCACCAACTACCGCGCCAACCGGCCGAACGTCCCGATGCGATGGATGGGGACCGACTGGTATCAGTCGATCCTGACCGATCCGGACATCTGGTCGGCGATGCAGGTGACCGCACACTTCGTGATCTGGACCGTCGTCATCGAGACCGTGCTTGGATTCGGCCTCGCCTTCCTGATCGACAAGAAGTTCCGCGGCCACGGCATGTGGACCACCATCATCCTGCTGCCGATGATGCTGTCGCCCGCGGTCGTCGGCAATTTCTGGACTTTCCTCTACCAGCCGCAGATCGGGCTCTTCAACTATGTGTTCGCCTTCCTCACCGGCCGCTCCGCATCGTCGTTCCAGATGCTGGGTGACGTGACGCTCAGCCCCTGGGCGATCGTCATTGTCGATGCCTGGATGTGGACGCCCTATGTGATGCTGATTTGCCTTGCCGGCCTGCGGTCGATCCCGGACTACATCTACGAGGCGGCGGAGGT is a window encoding:
- a CDS encoding carbohydrate ABC transporter permease, with the translated sequence MNDLSVSSQITYRAAPLQPRVVRRIRGLSDKALAWLFITPTIVLLLAINIFPLIWTIYLSFTNYRANRPNVPMRWMGTDWYQSILTDPDIWSAMQVTAHFVIWTVVIETVLGFGLAFLIDKKFRGHGMWTTIILLPMMLSPAVVGNFWTFLYQPQIGLFNYVFAFLTGRSASSFQMLGDVTLSPWAIVIVDAWMWTPYVMLICLAGLRSIPDYIYEAAEVDRASKWRQFWSITLPMALPFIMLAVLFRGIENFKMFDMVNLLTGGGPGSTTEVASITLKRAAFESWRTGYSSAFAIILFVTVFGLANIYVKALNRVKSR